In one Bosea sp. RAC05 genomic region, the following are encoded:
- the dapF gene encoding diaminopimelate epimerase has product MNALAHRRFLKMNGLGNEITVLDLRGTKLRVSEHDACAIAAEPRARFDQLMVLHDPVTPGTDAFVRIYNTDGSEAGACGNGTRCVAWAMLADPIMGDAAKTALTLQTKAGLLPARRDSDLVFTVDMGAPRLDWEDIPLAEPFHDTAHFELQIGPIDDPILHTPCAVNMGNPHAVFFVDDPYRFNLEQIGPLLENHPIFPDRANIELAAVTAPDHIVLRVWERGAGITRACGSGACAALVAAVRRELSARKAVVSLPGGDLTIEWRESDGHVLMTGPVELEWEGTLAPELFETAA; this is encoded by the coding sequence CTCGCCCATCGCCGGTTCCTGAAGATGAACGGTCTCGGCAACGAGATCACCGTGCTCGACCTGCGCGGGACGAAGCTGCGCGTCAGCGAGCACGACGCGTGCGCCATCGCGGCCGAGCCGCGCGCCCGGTTCGACCAGCTCATGGTCCTGCACGATCCCGTCACGCCCGGCACCGACGCCTTCGTGCGGATCTACAACACCGACGGTTCCGAGGCCGGCGCCTGCGGCAACGGCACGCGCTGCGTCGCCTGGGCGATGCTGGCCGACCCCATCATGGGCGACGCCGCCAAGACCGCGCTGACCCTGCAGACCAAGGCCGGGCTGCTGCCGGCCCGGCGCGACAGCGACCTCGTCTTCACCGTCGACATGGGCGCACCCCGGCTCGACTGGGAGGACATCCCGCTGGCCGAGCCCTTCCACGACACCGCGCATTTCGAGCTTCAGATCGGCCCGATCGACGATCCGATCCTGCACACGCCCTGCGCCGTCAACATGGGCAATCCCCACGCCGTCTTCTTCGTCGACGATCCCTACCGCTTCAATCTCGAGCAGATCGGCCCGCTGCTCGAAAACCACCCGATCTTTCCCGATCGCGCCAATATCGAGCTCGCCGCCGTCACCGCGCCCGACCATATCGTGCTGCGCGTCTGGGAGCGCGGCGCCGGCATCACCCGCGCCTGCGGCTCGGGTGCCTGCGCGGCCCTCGTCGCGGCGGTGCGCCGCGAGCTCAGCGCCCGCAAGGCCGTGGTCAGCCTGCCCGGCGGCGACCTCACCATCGAATGGCGCGAGAGCGACGGCCATGTCCTGATGACCGGCCCCGTCGAACTCGAATGGGAGGGCACGCTCGCCCCCGAACTGTTCGAGACCGCCGCCTGA
- the mtaB gene encoding tRNA (N(6)-L-threonylcarbamoyladenosine(37)-C(2))-methylthiotransferase MtaB, with translation MTLEVVTFGCRLNIVEGEALRRQAEAAGLTDLAVVNSCAVTSEATRQARQAVRRLHREQPGRPVVVTGCAAQIEPQGFAQMPEAARVIGNAEKLEPATWAALARSNSLGAADTDLRDKIAVGDIMAHTRLAPVESGRAARQTRGFVQVQNGCDHRCTFCVIPFGRGNSRSLVPEAVLAQCRALLEGGAREIVLTGVDLTSYGRDLDQAPLLGRLVRLILRELPELPRLRLSSIDAVEADGDLREALATEHRLMPHLHLSLQAGDDLILKRMKRRHGREDAIRFCAEIRSLRPDIAFGADLIAGFPTEDEAMFARSLDLIGECGLSYVHVFPYSARPGTPAARMPQLPGPVVAERAARLREAAGAAHAAHLAARLGRPLTVLTERGNTGRAPDFTLVRFRRETAPGEIVSVSAQAADARALIAA, from the coding sequence ATGACCCTCGAGGTCGTCACCTTCGGCTGCCGCCTCAACATCGTCGAGGGCGAGGCGCTCCGGCGTCAGGCTGAAGCCGCGGGCCTCACCGATCTCGCCGTGGTCAACAGCTGCGCCGTCACCTCCGAGGCCACCCGGCAGGCCCGGCAGGCGGTGCGCCGGCTCCATCGCGAGCAGCCGGGCCGGCCGGTCGTCGTCACCGGCTGCGCGGCGCAGATCGAGCCGCAGGGCTTCGCGCAGATGCCGGAAGCCGCCCGCGTCATCGGCAACGCCGAGAAGCTGGAACCCGCGACCTGGGCGGCGCTTGCCCGCTCGAACAGCCTCGGCGCCGCCGACACCGATCTGCGCGACAAGATCGCGGTCGGCGACATCATGGCGCATACGCGGCTCGCGCCGGTCGAAAGCGGCCGCGCCGCCCGGCAGACGCGTGGCTTCGTGCAGGTCCAGAACGGCTGCGACCATCGGTGCACCTTCTGCGTCATCCCCTTCGGCCGCGGCAATTCGCGCTCGCTCGTGCCCGAGGCCGTGCTGGCGCAGTGCCGCGCGCTGCTCGAAGGCGGCGCGCGCGAGATCGTCCTGACCGGCGTCGATCTGACGAGCTATGGCCGCGACCTCGACCAGGCCCCGCTGCTGGGGCGGCTGGTGCGCCTGATCCTGCGCGAACTGCCGGAGCTGCCGCGCCTGCGCCTGTCCTCGATCGATGCCGTGGAGGCCGACGGCGATCTGCGCGAGGCGCTCGCCACCGAGCATCGGCTGATGCCGCATCTGCATCTCTCGCTCCAGGCCGGTGACGACCTGATCCTGAAGCGCATGAAGCGCCGCCATGGCCGCGAGGACGCGATCCGCTTCTGCGCGGAGATCCGCTCCTTGCGGCCCGACATCGCCTTCGGCGCCGATCTGATCGCCGGTTTCCCGACCGAGGACGAGGCGATGTTTGCCCGCTCGCTCGACCTGATCGGCGAATGCGGGCTGAGCTATGTCCACGTCTTCCCCTATTCGGCCCGCCCCGGCACGCCGGCCGCGCGCATGCCGCAGCTTCCGGGCCCGGTCGTCGCGGAGCGTGCGGCCCGGCTGCGCGAGGCCGCGGGTGCAGCCCATGCCGCCCATCTCGCCGCCCGCCTCGGCCGGCCGCTGACGGTGCTCACCGAGCGCGGCAACACCGGCCGCGCCCCGGATTTCACGCTGGTGCGCTTCCGGCGGGAGACCGCGCCGGGCGAAATCGTCTCGGTCTCGGCGCAGGCCGCCGACGCACGCGCCCTGATCGCAGCCTGA
- a CDS encoding sulfite oxidase — translation MTPASTELARLRALKPGLHVHDDPALNAEPPIALLGEAITPAEAFFVRNNGDVPVVGREDDWVLTIDGEVERPARWTLDALRARFETVTLTAVLECAGNGRSQFSPATDGLPWRLGAVGCARWTGVRLADVLAEAGVRPGAVYAGHHSPDRLIADPSRPALSRGLPIAKALAPETLVAFAMNGEPLGRLHGGPLRIVAPGFPGSAWQKWLDRVELRPCEHDGEKMGGTNYRLPTAPVAPGEPFDPSRFAVITDMPVKSLITTPLEGFTVTCGETLTVAGFGWSGAIPLAGVRVSGDGGVSWQDAELAEGEGPFAWWRFSADLVVERAGSMSVLAQARDVKGHVQPLEIVWNPRGYCNNQVHRVAGTAREG, via the coding sequence TTGACCCCCGCCTCGACCGAGCTGGCCCGGCTGCGCGCGCTCAAGCCCGGGCTTCACGTCCATGACGACCCCGCGCTGAATGCCGAGCCGCCGATCGCGCTGCTCGGCGAGGCGATCACGCCGGCCGAGGCCTTCTTCGTCCGCAACAATGGCGACGTGCCGGTGGTCGGGCGCGAGGATGACTGGGTCCTGACGATCGACGGCGAGGTCGAGCGGCCCGCGCGCTGGACGCTGGATGCGCTGCGCGCGCGCTTCGAGACGGTGACGCTGACGGCCGTGCTCGAATGTGCCGGCAATGGCCGCTCGCAGTTTTCTCCGGCCACGGACGGTTTGCCCTGGCGGCTCGGCGCGGTCGGCTGCGCGCGCTGGACCGGGGTCAGGCTCGCCGATGTGCTGGCGGAGGCCGGCGTGCGGCCGGGTGCGGTCTATGCCGGGCATCATTCGCCCGACCGGCTGATCGCCGACCCGTCCCGGCCGGCGCTGTCGCGCGGCCTGCCGATCGCCAAGGCGCTGGCGCCGGAGACGCTGGTCGCCTTCGCGATGAACGGCGAGCCGCTGGGGCGGCTGCATGGTGGGCCGCTGCGGATCGTGGCGCCGGGCTTTCCCGGCTCGGCCTGGCAGAAATGGCTCGACCGGGTCGAGCTGCGCCCTTGCGAGCATGACGGCGAGAAGATGGGCGGCACGAATTACCGCCTGCCGACCGCGCCGGTCGCGCCAGGCGAGCCGTTCGATCCAAGCCGCTTCGCCGTGATCACCGACATGCCGGTGAAGTCGCTGATCACAACGCCGCTGGAGGGCTTCACCGTCACCTGCGGCGAGACCCTGACGGTGGCGGGATTCGGCTGGAGCGGCGCGATCCCGCTCGCGGGCGTTCGCGTCTCCGGCGATGGCGGCGTGAGCTGGCAGGATGCAGAGTTGGCGGAAGGCGAGGGGCCCTTCGCCTGGTGGCGCTTCAGCGCGGACCTCGTCGTCGAGCGGGCGGGTTCGATGTCCGTCCTCGCCCAGGCCCGCGATGTGAAGGGGCATGTCCAGCCGCTCGAGATCGTCTGGAATCCGCGCGGCTACTGCAACAATCAGGTCCATCGCGTCGCCGGGACAGCGCGCGAGGGCTGA